In a genomic window of Penaeus chinensis breed Huanghai No. 1 chromosome 30, ASM1920278v2, whole genome shotgun sequence:
- the LOC125041079 gene encoding uncharacterized protein LOC125041079: protein MEKKKIECCVYKKLDEEDRRPRSWEMGISCTKLCRIAEQKRLWKLPGHQTYLTPNKDVGKKIIDKRLRNRVEESAHKLGFVPNRITEYAVFALRQVVEKYREGQEKMHCIYLDLEKAHDRVLRQEVWNCLRLKKVEEKYVRLVQDICEGSKTLVRCAAGDTEEFEDTVGLHHGSALSPFLIAVIIKCMTEKVQREARCGE from the exons atggagaagaagaaaatagagtgtTGTGTGTACAAGAAACTAGATGAGGAGGACAGAAGGCCAAGGAGCTGGGAAATGGGTATAAGCTGTACTAAGCTGTGCAGGATAGCAGAACAGAAGA GGTTATGGAAACTACCGGGGCATCAAACTTACCTCACACCTAATAAAGAtgtgggaaaaaaaattatagacaAGAGGCTAAGGAACAGAGTGGAGGAATCGGCGCATAAACTCGGCTTCGTGCCCAATAGAATCACAGAGTACGCAGTATTTGCACTCCGTCAAGTAGTGGAGAAGTACAGAGAGGGACAAGAAAAGATGCACTGCATCTACCTTGACCTAGAGAAAGCGCACGATCGGGTCCTGAGGCAGGAAGTGTGGAATTGTCTGCGGctaaagaaggtggaagagaaatacGTCAGGCTGGTACAGGATATATGTGAGGGTAGCAAGACACTAGTGAGATGTGCAGCGGGTGACACAGAGGAATTTGAGGACACGGTGGGACTGCATCACGGCTCAGCGCTTAGCCCTTTCTTAATTGCAGTCATTATCAAGTGTATGACGGAAAAGGTGCAGAGGGAGGCCCGTTGTGGTGAGtga